The Rhizoctonia solani chromosome 14, complete sequence genome has a segment encoding these proteins:
- a CDS encoding cytochrome P450 family protein, with protein sequence MSMSNSTSHTDPLQRDHFAFGAGCRICPGIQIAKQDMFLAFSRLLWAFEFSAPPGTQVNTDQSAFFGETVRRPKLFEVVITPCSAKQVATIKREMELAKQNVFSLYGSYNGNKLPDFDI encoded by the exons TACTTCTCACACAGATCCATTGCAGCGTGACCATTTTGCGTTTGGTGCAG GTTGCCGCATATGTCCGGGCATTCAGATTGCCAAGCAAGACATGTTCCTTGCTTTCTCCAGACTCCTCTGGGCTTTTGAGTTCTCAGCCCCTCCTGGTACCCAGGTCAATACTGACCAGAGTGCGTTCTTTGGAGAGACTGTGCGCCGTCCAAAGCTGTTTGAGGTGGTCATCACTCCTTGCTCAGCAAAGCAAGTGGCAACAATCAAGAGAGAGATGGAGCTTGCTAAACAGAACGTATTCTCACTTTATGGATCCTACAACGGCAATAAACTCCCAGATTTTGATATTTGA
- a CDS encoding cytochrome P450 family protein: MPPGPPSLPIVGNAHQLKPINIFEQFRNLSERYGPLASLKIGSNNIVVIGGDGTLVRELLDKRGAIYSNRPLELVNEIAGNGDHLLFQRDTDKWRTSRKLIVQHYTPRISKTEHVCLQEAESIQLMHDFLHQPKQFMGHVMRYTTSVVTCLNYGVRCTTYQDPAVRGIERIMEELSALNLSGAKPPVEAFPWLWYLPDFMMTKWKSRAKKIGEIMDKVYGDLAEIGRERGINGLNTNTLANKLRLSEESSGLTRRQQAYTCGIGLEGGSDIVAGAICTCILALIHDTASQTRGRDEIDSLYDEETLPRWEDEQKMPFVRAMVKEVLRWRPPIPAGLPHRLEQGRPRLLWGIFSPKGLDYTWTIHSNPDRYAEPHLFKPERFLDDKMSMAQSTAQTDPLKRDHYAFGAGRRMCPGIQIAEQDMFLAFSRLLWAFEFSVPPGTQVNTDQSAFFGETVRRPKPFEVVITPRSAKRVATIEREMELAKQNVFSLYGTYNNNQTTNF, translated from the exons ATGCCCCCAG GTCCACCTTCGTTACCAATCGTAGGCAATGCGCACCAACTGAAGCCTATCAACATCTTCGAGCA GTTCCGAAATCTGAGCGAAAGATATGGACCACTGGCATCGTTAAAGATTGGATCCAACAATATAGTCGTAATAGGAGGCGATGGAACACTTGTACGGGAACTGCTTGACAAGCGGGGTGCAATATACTCCAATCGGCCTCTGGAGCTTGTGAATGAGATTGCAGGCAATGGTGACCACCTTCT GTTCCAGAGAGATACAGATAAATGGCGCACCTCTAGGAAGTTGATCGTGCAACACTACACCCCTCGTATATCCAAGACAGAGCATGTTTGCCTCCAAGAGGCTGAAAGTATCCAACTAATGCATGATTTCCTGCACCAGCCTAAGCAGTTCATGGGACATGTAATGAGGTACACCACCAGTGTTGTTACTTGTCTGA ATTATGGTGTCCGATGTACGACATATCAGGACCCTGCGGTTCGTGGCATCGAGCGAATAATGGAGGAGCTTTCCGCATTGAATTTATCCGGAGCCAAGCCACCGGTAGAAGCATTTCCATGGCTCTG GTATCTACCGGACTTCATGATGACAAAATGGAAGTCCAGAGCCAAGAAGATTGGGGAGATCATGGACAAAGTTTACGGAG ACCTGGCCGAGATTGGCCGGGAGAGGGGAATTAACGGATTAAATACTAACACTCTGGCGAACAAACTTCGACTAAGCGAGGAGAGCAGTGGCCTTACTCGCCGCCAGCAGGCTTATACGTGTGGAATTGGTCTCGAGGGTGGCTCCGATATT GTTGCGGGAGCGATCTGTACATGCATATTGGC GCTAATTCACGATACGGCATCTCAAACACGAGGAAGAGATGAGATCGATAGTCTTTACGATGAAGAGACTCTACCCCGCTGGGAGGATGAGCAAAAAATGCCGTTCGTAAGAGCAA TGGTCAAGGAGGTTTTGCGCTGGCGTCCACCTATTCCCGCGGGCCTTCCTCACCGACTTGAACAAGGCAGGCC ACGACTACTATGGGGGATATTTTCTCCCAAAGGACTCGACTA CACCTGGAcgatccactccaacccagaTAGATACGCCGAGCCCCATCTGTTCAAGCCAGAGCGATTCCTCGATGACAAGATGTCAATGGCACAATCAACTGCACAGACAGATCCATTGAAGCGTGATCATTATGCATTTGGTGCAG GACGTCGCATGTGCCCAGGCATTCAGATCGCCGAGCAAGACATGTTCCTCGCTTTCTCCAGACTCCTCTGGGCTTTCGAGTTCTCAGTCCCTCCCGGTACGCAGGTCAACACCGACCAGAGTGCGTTCTTTGGAGAGACTGTACGCCGTCCGAAGCCGTTTGAGGTGGTCATCACTCCTCGCTCAGCAAAACGGGTGGCGACGATCGAGAGAGAGATGGAGCTTGCTAAACAGAACGTATTCTCCCTTTATGGGACGTAcaataataatcaaaccacaAATTTTTGA
- a CDS encoding F-box-like protein, whose translation MNAAYESHPEATKSGHNARPLGHSFRLKRDHDPTRELPFDIVHLIVAYISPHDLPSLALVCHLFNAAATPKIYANIRYTHLLAKQWGQILCPVELLSVRPDLLGISSLSVRNISLLPPLLPDNRPHAPVSLRLLRHSGRSSLQRRSSPTIHSASIHVVKHTPGLASFSWATAGLYDSLLLNILRILAPGNGTPNPIRAGTSTENTCMFDQHHDLSNTNSQLLRLSLTEDGLSSTDAHVLQRLGPVEHMALHKPSLGATRALVDWITSVGPPLSSLTISNTYHLDSPLLTRILSNTPKLKSLSITNCLRIEPCSLFSIITDTSLPLESLTFTLPRDAEYDSLGATFPSLPTLRHLSVLIEPPASPTRTGTPPRPIRSHNAYFGIYSKRSEMSISRQRAYNHPRTDTAKTELFKLALSAYSVADVLKHVSNLEQLSLELGGVLDDLDLIIEALPAAQHLHTLIDTSPTVTTTTHDRNRNRWRQPQPPHHSADPKPLRPKFRALTRAQAGLLLEAGPVLANVVSQQRNWADETNTAAEIQIPDHTHPLGLINRVYL comes from the exons ATGAACGCGGCTTATGAATCCCACCCAGAAGCGACAAAAAGCGGACACAATGCACGTCCGCTCGGCCACTCATTCCGGCTTAAACGCGA CCATGACCCGACTCGAGAGCTGCCTTTTGACATTGTCCATCTCATTGTCGCATACATCAGCCCCCATGACCTGCCATCCCTCGCTCTTGTTTGCCACTTGTTCAATGCCGCAGCTACGCCCAAAATATACGCGAATATCCGATACACCCATTTGCTCGCTAAACAGTGGGGCCAG ATCCTGTGTCCGGTCGAGCTACTGAGTGTTCGGCCTGATCTTCTTGGCATCTCAAGTCTCTCGGTGCGCAACATTTCATTATTGCCACCACTCTTGCCTGACAACCGACCACATGCACCGGTCTCTCTCCGCCTTCTCAGACATTCGGGCCGTTCCTCTCTACAAAGGCGTTCCTCACCCACAATTCATTCGGCATCTATCCATGTGGTCAAGCACACTCCGGGCCTGGCTTCTTTCTCATGGGCAACCGCCGGGCTCTACGATTCTCTTCTACTCAACATCTTGCGCATCTTGGCCCCTGGGAACGGTACGCCCAACCCCATTAGGGCAGGAACCTCGACAGAGAACACTTGCATGTTCGACCAGCATCATGATCTATCAAATACAAATTCCCAGCTTTTGCGCCTCAGTCTAACCGAGGATGGCCTCTCGTCAACAGACGCTCACGTTCTCCAACGTCTCGGTCCCGTCGAGCATATGGCCTTGCATAAACCCTCGCTCGGCGCGACTCGCGCACTTGTCGATTGGATCACATCTGTCGGTCCACCTCTCTCAAGTCTCACCATTTCGAACACCTACCACCTCGATTCTCCTTTGCTCACACGCATACTGTCCAACACGCCCAAACTCAAATCACTCAGCATCACTAATTGCCTCCGCATCGAGCCGTGTTCATTGTTCTCGATCATCACCGACACTTCCCTCCCACTCGAATCACTCACATTTACTCTCCCTCGAGACGCCGAATACGACTCGTTGGGCGCCACCTTTCCGTCCCTCCCAACGCTCCGACATCTATCGGTATTGATCGAGCCCCCAGCGAGCCCGACCCGGACCGGCACACCACCACGACCGATCCGCTCGCACAACGCTTATTTCGGCATTTACTCAAAGCGATCCGAAATGTCGATTT CTCGTCAACGGGCTTATAACCACCCACGGACGGACACTGCGAAGACTGAACTGTTCAAGCTCGCTCTCTCTGCCTATAGCGTGGCTGACGTCCTCAAACACGTGTCCAATTTGGAGCAACTTAGTCTGGAGCTCGGTGGAGTCCTTGACGACTTG GATTTGATCATCGAGGCTCTGCCAGCTGCACAGCACCTACACACCCTCATCGACACTTCCCCAACCGTCACAACCACGACGCACGACCGTAACCGCAACCGCTGGCGACAGCCCCAACCACCCCACCACTCGGCCGACCCGAAACCTTTGCGACCCAAGTTTCGAGCTCTCACCCGGGCCCAGGCCGGTCTCCTATTGGAAGCAGGACCGGTGCTTGCCAATGTCGTCTCACAACAACGAAATTGGGCG GATGAAACCAACACTGCTGCGGAAATTCAGATTCCAGACCACACGCACCCCCTCGGTCTAATCAATCGTGTTTATCTGTGA
- a CDS encoding transport protein Sec61, alpha subunit — MSGFRFLNLVRPFLPLLPEVSSPERKIPFNHKILWTAVTLLVFLVCSQVPLYGIMSSDSSDPLYWMRVILASNRGTLMELGISPIVTSGMIMQLLAGANLIEIDFNLKEDRALFGAAQKLFALIISVGHATVYVLTGLYGQPSELGAGVCLLLILQLVVGALIVILLDELLQKGYGLGSGVSLFIATNICESIVWKAFSPTTVNTGRGPEFEGAIVALFHMLFTWNDKSRALKEAFWRERLPNIMN, encoded by the exons ATGAGCGGCT TCCGGTTCCTTAATCTCGTGCGGCCATTCCTGCCTCTACTTCCCGAGGTTTCTTCGCCAGAGCGCAAG ATTCCGTTTAACCATAAGATATTATGGACTGCCGTCACGctccttgttttcctggTGTGCTCCCAGGTTCCTCTCTACGGTATCATGTCGTCCGACTCGTCAGATCCGCTCTACTGGATGCGAGTCATCCTTGCCTCTAACCGAGGAACACTGATGGAATTGGGTATTTCACCCATTGTAACATCCGGAATGATCATGCAACTCTTGGCTGGCGCAAACCTCATCGAAATCGATTTTAATCTCAAGGAAGATCGTGCGCTCTTTGGTGCTGCCCAGAAGC TCTTTGCTCTGATCATTTCCGTCGGACACGCGACCGTCTATGTGCTCACTGGCTTGTATGGACAGCCATCTGAGCTCGGAGCCGGTGTTTGCTTGCTCCTCATTCTCCAGCTCGTCGTCGGTGCCTTGATTGTCATCCTCCTCGATGAGCTCCTGCAAAAGGGATACGGTCTCGGCTCTGGTGTTTCCCTCTTCATTGCTACCAACATTTGCGAAAGCATTGTCTGGAAGGCTTTCTCTCCTACCACCGTCAACACTGGCCGTGGTCCTGAATTCGAGGGCGCCATTGTTGCTCTCTTCCACATGCTCTTCACCTGGAACGACAAGTCCCGCGCGCTCAAGGAGGCCTTTTGGAGGGAGCGTCTTCCTAACATCATGAACTGA
- a CDS encoding gamma-butyrobetaine dioxygenase: MPCYRPSRSKRTADTPQDTRWQPSQDDFELLLAMLFQSRIVCFPTKEERVAMANRLNVTERQVQVWCQNKRQKLRESGIGYSDPRAPALVIAERGKVAPASMSVPPLPQLPTPPKSHRKLPKVHSSRHTNPNTAITPIELAPVSRVTLDVTPTAFTPPPPKLPELVIHTHTSPRHILREIVRTSPFQESPIASSPPELSFDDDDELESIATASEFSSPPPHPTRPTHLGLSYGHYRLSVQPHPTALEISDSALDLFPQPLSLSYDWLRDSCQCPQCVHPSTKQKLFRTGDFARPLPTGASFANDGSLHVQWQDGHPSVFSLDFLRRCGDPTGRTRAKSHFEHTIARRPWDLNLLPSERFMDYEAIKRDPLPAYLQLLRYGILIVRGLPHQTTLLHCIKNRVEGGTSVFVDAIKAANDLWHQDRASFELAPPHLQSTDPSGPPEIAHINYSPPFQAPLAPDTPALVYTALRKYAELLARPHARFEYTLAEGDCAVFDNRRVLHARTAFWDKNAKQGKAEETNRWLKGCYVEVDDLWDRTRVLLAKAGAREV; encoded by the exons ATGCCCTGCTATCGCCCCTCCCGCTCCAAGCGCACTGCCGACACTCCCCAGGACACCCGCTGGCAGCCCTCTCAGGATGACTTTGAGCTCCTGCTCGCTATGCTCTTCCAGTCCCGCATCGTATGCTTCCCCACCAAGGAGGAGCGTGTTGCAATGGCCAACCGCCTGAATGT CACCGAACGACAAGTCCAGGTCTGGTGCCAGAACAAACGACAGAAACTGCGTGAGAGTGGGATCGGATACTCGGACCCTCGGGCGCCTGCGCTTGTCATTGCAGAGCGCGGCAAGGTCGCTCCAGCGAGTATGTCGGTTCCCCCGCTCCCCCAGCTCCCCACGCCACCCAAGTCCCACCGCAAACTGCCCAA AGTACATTCCTCGCGCCACACGAACCCGAACACGGCCATTACGCCTATTGAACTTGCCCCTGTCTCCCGAGTGACGCTCGATGTCACTCCAACTGCCTTCACACCGCCACCCCCTAAGCTTCCCGAGCTCGTAATCCACACTCACACTTCACCCCGTCACATTCTGCGCGAAATCGTCCGCACTTCTCCATTCCAAGAGTCCCCGATCGCCTCTTCGCCACCAGAGCTCTCATttgacgatgacgatgaacTAGAGTCGATCGCGACTGCCTCGGAATTCAGCTCGCCCCCTCCCCATCCCACTCGTCCAACCCACCTGGGACTTTCCTATGGTCACTA CCGTCTATCCGTCCAACCACACCCCACGGCCCTCGAAATATCCGATTCCGCCCTCGACCTCTTCCCCCAACCGCTTTCGCTTTCCTACGATTGGCTGCGGGACAGTTGCCAGTGTCCCCAATGCGTCCATCCCTCGACCAAGCAGAAACTGTTCCGAACCGGAGACTTTGCCCGCCCTCTCCCCACCGGCGCTTCCTTCGCCAATGATGGGTCCCTCCATGTACAATGGCAAGACGGCCACCCCTCGGTGTTCTCCCTTGATTTTCTCCGTCGGTGCGGTGATCCGACCGGCCGAACGCGGGCCAAGTCCCATTTCGAGCACACGATCGCACGCCGTCCGTGGGACCTAAATCTGCTCCCGTCTGAGCGATTTATGGACTACGAAGCCATCAAGCGCGACCCGCTTCCTGCCTACCTTCAATTGTTGCGCTATGGCATCTTGATTGTTCGCGGCTTGCCTCATCAGACAACG CTCTTGCATTGCATCAAGAACCGCGTCGAGGGTGGGACGTCTGTATTCGTCGATGCGATCAAGGCTGCCAACGATCTATGGCATCAGGACCGCGCGTCGTTTGAG CTTGCCCCTCCCCATCTTCAATCAACCGACCCGTCCGGTCCACCCGAGATCGCGCATATCAACTATTCCCCTCCGTTCCAGGCCCCGCTTGCGCCCGATACTCCAGCACTGGTATATACCGCTCTCCGCAAGTACGCCGAGTTGCTCGCTCGGCCGCATGCTCGGTTCGAGTACACGCTGGCCGAGGGGGACTGTGCCGTGTTTGATAATCGTCGAGTGTTGCACGCCCGTACCGCGTTTTGGGATAAAAATGCCAAGCAAGGCAAAGCTGAGGAGACGAACCGGTGGTTAAAGGGGTGTTATGTCGAGGTGGACGATTTGTGGGATCGGACGCGGGTGTTATTGGCCAAAGCAGGGGCAAGGGAGGTGTAG
- a CDS encoding vacuolar iron transporter 1, which yields MACCKNNNGQSTCQCASSSSSSSSSSPTVQKVALPKRKRNDDDISNKPPVWSINSSPNQDAPLPSKCDRHSEAREGVCCKELKGDDERNLIDPDIVRDVIIGLSDGLTVPFALTAGLSSIGNSRLVVIGGIAELIAGAISMGVGGFLASQAERDHFRYLRRTTRDRVLRSCSGEMEREVHAVLGPVGVSEQTSRSLATELRQVEVDVSASSTATPDTHGTVTKRQSWMSLGTWGRKTAMPAQVVEEESQPLRWQEDVGLTAFLLKFGEGMEEVPTARLYISAFTIGAGYLVGGLVPLVPYFFVDSARIGLLYSCIVTGITLLIFGAVKTHYTGATGGTGGYIWGAVSTLLVGGFAAGAAFGIVHALEASE from the exons ATGGCCTGCTGCAAAAATA ACAACGGACAATCGACGTGCCAATGTGCATCCTCgagctcttcctcttcgtcctcgtcacCGACTGTCCAAAAAGTAGCGCTCCCAAAACGCAAGCGCAACGACGACGACATATCGAACAAGCCCCCTGTGTGGTCCATCAACTCGTCTCCCAACCAAGATGCGCCTCTGCCCAGCAAGTGCGACAGACACAGCGAAGCACGTGAAGGAGTCTGCTGCAAAGAACTCAAGGGCGATGACGAGCGCAACTTGATTGACCCAGATATTGTCCGCGACGT AATCATCGGTCTATCTGACGGCTTGACTGTTCCATTTGCTCTCACAGCCGGTCTCTCCTCAATCGGAAACTCACGCTTGGTCGTTATTGGTGGAATTGCCGAGTTGATTGCCGGTGCTATTAGCATGGGCGTTGGTGGATTCC TCGCCTCGCAAGCGGAACGAGACCACTTTAGATACCTCCGCCGCACGACCCGGGACCGCGTACTGCGCTCATGCAGCGGTGAAATGGAGCGCGAGGTCCATGCGGTTCTTGGGCCCGTTGGCGTATCCGAACAAACTTCTCGTTCGCTCGCTACAGAATTGCGCCAAGTCGAAGTCGACGTTTCGGCTTCTTCCACCGCTACGCCCGATACCCATGGAACGGTAACCAAACGACAGAGCTGGATGAGCCTTGGCACGTGGGGCCGCAAGACTGCTATGCCCGCCCAGGTGGTCGAGGAAGAGTCTCAGCCCTTGAGGTGGCAGGAAGATGTCGGTTTGACAGCGTTTTTGCTCAAGTTTGGTGAAGGAATGG AGGAAGTCCCAACTGCTCGTTTGTACATTTCGGCGTTTACCATTGGAGCAGGATACCTCGTCGGAGGCCTTGTTCCCCTCGTTCCGTACTTCTTTGTTGATAGCGCCCGGATCGGGTTGTTGTATTCTTGC ATTGTAACCGGCATCACCCTCCTCATTTTCGGGGCCGTCAAGACGCACTATACAGGCGCAACCGGCGGAACAGGCGGCTATATCTGGGGCGCCGTCTCTACTCTCCTCGTCGGTGGCTTTGCAGCTGGAGCAGCATTCGGAATCGTCCACGCACTCGAAGCCTCCGAGTAA
- a CDS encoding transport protein Sec61, alpha subunit produces MPIMLESALTSNVYILSQMLFNRFPDNFLVRMLGVWEVSCLISFPHGQVGIAYYMSPPHTLKAAFLDPIHTAIYVTFILTACALFSKTWIEVSGSGPRDVAKQLKDQQMVMAGHREGSMYKELSALSLRRCLWRCHSRLLSVSADLMGALGSGTGILMAVTIIYSYWEIGMRESGGPEMAALGDLM; encoded by the exons ATGCCCATCATGCTGGAGAGCGCTCTTACCAGCAATGTATACATCCTCAGCCAGATGCTCTTCAACCGTTTCCCCGACAACTTCCTCGTTCGCATGCTTGGTGTTTGGGAGGTTAGTTGCCTTATTTCATTTC CTCATGGCCAAGTCGGCATCGCCTACTACATGTCTCCCCCTCACACCCTCAAGGCCGCCTTCCTCGACCCCATCCACACCGCTATCTATGTCACTTTCATCTTGACCGCCTGCGCTCTATTCTCCAAGACTTGGATTGAGGTTTCCGGATCTGGACCTCGGGACGTTGCCAAGCAGCTCAAGGACCAGCAGATGGTCATGGCCGGTCACCGTGAAGGAAGCATGTACAAGGAACTAAGCGCGTTATCCCTACGCCGCTGCCTTTGGCGGTGCCATTCTCGGTTGCTCTCCGTCTCTGCAGATCTCATGGGTGCGCTCGGTAGCGGAACTGGTATCCTCATGGCCGTCACCATTATTTACAGCT ACTGGGAAATCGGAATGAGGGAATCGGGTGGTCCTGAGATGGCCGCACTTGGTGATCTCATGTGA